The DNA sequence CCAAAACAGCGATAAAATAGAGAACCTCATCGTGAAGAAAAAATTGTTAAAAAAAGAGCAAGTGACCGAGATAATAAAAAAATATAAAAGCTAGCTTTTTTTATTTATAGTATGCGAGTTTAACCGTGTTTACAAAGTCTTCAGCGTTTGCGCCTACCAGCTCCACACTTTTAAAAAAATCATAGATTTTTTTTTCTGCATCAGAAATAGTGACATTTTTTAAAGAATTTTCAAGCACATCTATTGATTCTTCAGGATGTATGAAAAAGTCTCCGAAAATGCTGATGCTTATTATAATGTCATCTTCTTTTACCAACCTGACTTTTATCAGTTTGCCACCTTTTACCTTATATGAAGCTGAACATTCCATAATTCAAGCATATTGAAAACACTATTTTAATTTTG is a window from the Thermoplasmata archaeon genome containing:
- a CDS encoding lipoate protein ligase C-terminal domain-containing protein, yielding MECSASYKVKGGKLIKVRLVKEDDIIISISIFGDFFIHPEESIDVLENSLKNVTISDAEKKIYDFFKSVELVGANAEDFVNTVKLAYYK